One segment of Methanolinea mesophila DNA contains the following:
- a CDS encoding family 1 encapsulin nanocompartment shell protein, which yields MASKYLAREEAPIGGETWKMLDATMAGAAKSILTGRKLLHIEGPYGLGLKGIPLEDCQVSECMITSQFVPVTMLYTTFCLGIRDLMAYEQTGLPFTASPVAAAALECAGQEDALVFEGVEGCPGLMSVEGANSHKLASWNTVGKAADDIIQALTKLDEAGFHGPYSLALAPSRYNLLYRAFIQGTGTELENLKSIVSAGVYKAPSLKSGGVLIASGKMYASIVLGQDMTIGYIGPVGDSLEFSITESLALLIREPGAICVLKDRE from the coding sequence ATGGCATCAAAATATCTCGCACGTGAAGAAGCCCCTATCGGGGGCGAGACCTGGAAGATGCTCGATGCGACCATGGCGGGCGCGGCAAAGAGCATCCTGACCGGGCGGAAGCTCCTTCATATCGAAGGCCCGTACGGGCTGGGACTGAAGGGAATTCCCCTCGAGGACTGCCAGGTATCCGAATGTATGATCACCAGCCAGTTTGTCCCGGTCACCATGCTCTACACCACCTTCTGCCTGGGGATCAGGGACCTTATGGCATACGAGCAGACCGGCCTGCCGTTCACTGCATCGCCGGTGGCAGCCGCCGCCCTCGAGTGCGCGGGGCAGGAAGACGCCCTGGTCTTCGAAGGAGTCGAGGGATGCCCCGGGCTGATGAGCGTGGAGGGTGCAAACTCCCACAAGCTCGCGTCCTGGAATACCGTCGGGAAGGCCGCGGACGATATCATCCAGGCCCTGACGAAGCTCGACGAGGCGGGGTTCCACGGCCCATACAGCCTTGCACTCGCACCGTCGCGGTACAACCTCCTGTATCGGGCATTCATCCAGGGGACCGGCACTGAACTCGAGAACCTGAAGAGCATCGTCTCCGCCGGGGTCTACAAGGCCCCCTCTCTGAAGAGCGGCGGGGTGCTGATCGCCTCAGGGAAGATGTACGCCTCCATCGTTCTCGGCCAGGACATGACCATAGGGTACATCGGCCCGGTGGGGGACAGCCTGGAGTTTTCAATCACCGAGAGCCTCGCCCTGCTTATCCGTGAGCCCGGGGCGATCTGTGTCTTGAAAGATAGGGAATAA
- a CDS encoding TIGR01458 family HAD-type hydrolase, which produces MAIEGLLIDLDGVLYVGDEGTPGAAGMLEVIREKNIPFRFVSNTTRKSRRTICRKLQGMGFSVAPEEIFTPAVAAIAWLAQQGAPRVHLVTTGDVDTEFLDAGYSPVDRDVEQVVVGDAGDNFSYARMNQAFRFVMDGAGIVALEKDRYWMAPDGLALSAGPFVQALEFATRKPALVMGKPSPEFFRLALEAVGLPAGRVAMIGDDIETDIGGAISCGMKGILVRTGKFRPEVTRASPVTPTAIIDTFAGLEKML; this is translated from the coding sequence ATGGCAATAGAGGGACTGCTGATCGACCTGGACGGGGTGCTCTACGTGGGCGATGAAGGTACGCCGGGCGCCGCCGGGATGCTGGAGGTCATCCGGGAGAAAAATATCCCATTCCGGTTCGTCTCCAATACCACGAGGAAATCAAGACGGACCATATGCCGGAAGTTGCAGGGGATGGGGTTTTCGGTCGCGCCGGAGGAGATCTTTACCCCGGCGGTAGCCGCGATCGCATGGCTTGCACAACAGGGCGCTCCCCGGGTACACCTGGTCACCACCGGCGATGTCGATACGGAGTTCCTGGATGCCGGGTACTCTCCGGTGGACCGGGATGTGGAACAGGTGGTGGTGGGGGACGCCGGCGATAACTTTTCCTACGCCCGGATGAACCAGGCCTTCCGGTTCGTGATGGACGGCGCCGGGATAGTCGCGCTCGAGAAGGACCGGTACTGGATGGCTCCAGACGGCCTGGCCCTCTCGGCGGGCCCCTTCGTCCAGGCGCTGGAATTCGCGACCAGGAAACCTGCCCTGGTCATGGGGAAACCCTCGCCGGAGTTCTTCCGCCTGGCACTCGAGGCCGTCGGCCTCCCAGCGGGACGCGTCGCAATGATCGGGGACGACATAGAGACCGATATCGGTGGGGCGATCTCGTGCGGCATGAAGGGGATACTCGTCCGCACGGGCAAGTTCCGCCCCGAAGTCACCCGCGCGTCCCCGGTGACCCCCACGGCCATCATCGATACCTTCGCGGGTCTGGAAAAAATGCTTTGA
- a CDS encoding ribonuclease H-like domain-containing protein, which yields MNSPLAYDAISRQWQERADAGRDYTVIRNDNIFRSSFSDSYIFESDFRSAGTLLASLVDRYGGIPVEDAVPGTVEETGEGTCYRIDTRIPLQVPAYGETRVKERLLSELTLIWGIGNKTEGELKKRGYRRIPDLVHHRKYQRRAAECLSVISDADPETLTRWVSRKSSPAHPLSMLASGLFPPERLVFLDLETLGFFSRPIILFGIGRFSGQELVVSQYLLRGIEEELPSLLRASELLGPGTVAVTYNGKSFDIPYLRERLAFYGEFPPLSGVHFDLLHHSRRRWKDRFPDCRLSTLEKRLFGVRREEDVPSAMVPEFYETYLRTGNPGPLVPIVTHNCQDVVSLARLFALLSEECHECA from the coding sequence ATGAACTCACCCCTGGCCTACGACGCGATCAGCAGGCAATGGCAGGAAAGGGCGGACGCAGGAAGGGATTACACCGTAATCCGGAACGATAATATCTTCCGGAGCAGTTTTTCCGACTCCTACATCTTCGAATCCGATTTCCGGAGCGCGGGGACACTGCTCGCATCGCTGGTGGACCGTTACGGGGGGATCCCGGTGGAGGACGCGGTTCCTGGCACGGTAGAGGAGACCGGCGAGGGGACGTGTTACCGGATCGATACCCGGATCCCCCTGCAGGTACCGGCATACGGGGAGACGAGAGTGAAGGAGCGGCTTCTCTCCGAGCTGACCCTGATATGGGGGATCGGGAACAAGACCGAAGGCGAGCTGAAGAAACGGGGATACCGGAGGATACCGGACCTGGTCCACCACCGGAAATACCAGCGGAGAGCGGCCGAATGCCTGTCCGTCATATCCGATGCGGATCCCGAAACCCTCACCCGCTGGGTCTCCCGTAAGAGTTCCCCTGCGCACCCCCTCTCCATGCTCGCTTCCGGGCTTTTCCCCCCGGAGCGGCTGGTATTCCTTGACCTGGAAACGCTGGGATTCTTCTCCCGGCCGATCATCCTCTTTGGGATCGGGAGGTTTTCGGGGCAGGAGCTCGTGGTGTCCCAGTACCTCCTCCGGGGGATCGAGGAAGAACTGCCTTCCCTCCTCCGGGCCTCGGAACTCCTCGGACCGGGGACGGTGGCGGTCACCTACAACGGCAAGTCGTTCGACATTCCCTACCTCAGGGAGCGACTTGCATTCTACGGGGAGTTTCCTCCCCTTTCAGGGGTACATTTCGATCTCCTGCACCACTCGCGGAGGAGGTGGAAGGACCGTTTCCCCGACTGCAGGCTCTCTACGCTGGAGAAGCGGCTTTTCGGGGTGCGCCGCGAGGAGGACGTGCCGAGCGCCATGGTCCCCGAGTTCTACGAGACGTACCTGCGCACTGGCAACCCCGGGCCCCTGGTCCCCATCGTGACGCACAACTGCCAGGACGTGGTGAGCCTCGCACGGCTCTTCGCCCTGCTCTCGGAGGAGTGCCATGAGTGTGCATGA
- a CDS encoding DEAD/DEAH box helicase — MSVHELLRDIRNDPGFAPAIAHVESIPPRVADYGPVPAMLSPPARSYLERRSIRPYSHQCRSMETLREGKHLILTTPTASGKTLAFTLPIFDRLWEDPDACALLVYPTKALTYDQLQAVREMEEGTGISAYPAVYDGDTPREKRPRIRELSRVVLTNPYELHHILPWHHQWARFFSHLQFVVFDEAHRYRGVFGSQMAYLIRRLRRVCRHYGSDPQFVLSTATLANPGEFGERLCGVPFQVESRDGSPAGPRQFILYNPFYAGVEGHSVHRETADLVAACVRHGLQTLCFTGSRKIAELVSTWTREALPPGPSGAAGAPGRGIAAYRAGYLPEERREIERSLKNGLLQAVVSTNALEVGIDVGSLDAVILSGYPGTMISTWQQAGRAGRSGQESAALMVGFANPLDQYFMRHPGSFFSAGHEHAIIDLENPYILSGQVLCAAAELPLSPETDGALFGPHLEGILTAHRDCSLVRPTRRGWVYSGSKRPAELVGMGDGGRESYQVVCDGSVLETMDRAQAFREAHKGAVLLHQGDQYLVSEMDLSHHLVNVDKVEVDYYTRPLKSVEIEVVRTIEQRNENGIDLAFGEVRVTEQYYAYRIMQYDAILGVEPLELPALSFVTKSLWFEVPERIERQVRTSGGDLGGGMHGVEHAFIAMMPFHVLCDRWDIGGLSTPFHPGFGAPVIFVYDGYEGGIGLSEKAYRIFFDICDTTRRLVRDCGCEEGCPACILSPKCGNDNQPLDKRAAMVILEGLLHRDDPALQGTAGSSGNEVVSGTSS, encoded by the coding sequence ATGAGTGTGCATGAGCTCCTCCGCGATATCCGGAACGACCCGGGATTTGCGCCCGCTATCGCCCACGTAGAGAGCATTCCCCCGAGGGTTGCCGATTACGGCCCGGTCCCGGCCATGCTCTCGCCCCCGGCCCGGTCTTACCTCGAGCGCAGGTCAATCCGCCCGTACTCCCACCAGTGCCGGAGCATGGAGACGCTCAGGGAGGGAAAACACCTGATCCTCACCACACCCACGGCATCGGGAAAGACCCTCGCTTTCACCCTCCCCATCTTCGACCGGCTCTGGGAGGACCCCGATGCCTGCGCACTCCTGGTCTACCCCACCAAGGCACTCACCTACGACCAGCTGCAGGCCGTCCGGGAGATGGAGGAGGGGACCGGGATCAGCGCCTATCCCGCGGTATACGACGGCGACACCCCACGAGAGAAGCGGCCCCGGATCCGGGAACTCTCCAGGGTGGTCCTCACCAATCCCTACGAGCTCCACCACATCCTCCCCTGGCACCACCAGTGGGCGAGGTTCTTCTCACACCTCCAGTTCGTGGTCTTCGACGAGGCGCACCGCTACCGGGGGGTCTTCGGCTCCCAGATGGCGTATCTTATCCGCAGGCTGCGGAGGGTCTGCCGGCACTACGGGTCCGACCCGCAATTCGTCCTCTCCACTGCGACCCTGGCAAACCCGGGTGAGTTCGGGGAGCGGTTGTGCGGGGTCCCGTTCCAGGTGGAGAGCCGGGACGGGTCGCCCGCAGGGCCCCGGCAGTTCATCCTGTACAACCCCTTTTACGCGGGAGTGGAAGGGCACTCGGTCCACCGCGAGACCGCGGACCTGGTCGCCGCCTGCGTCCGTCACGGGTTGCAGACGCTCTGTTTCACCGGTTCGCGGAAGATCGCCGAACTGGTGTCCACCTGGACCAGGGAGGCGCTCCCCCCCGGGCCGAGCGGGGCCGCGGGAGCGCCGGGCAGAGGGATCGCCGCATACCGGGCGGGGTACCTCCCGGAGGAGCGGCGGGAGATAGAGCGCAGTCTCAAGAACGGCCTGTTGCAGGCGGTGGTCTCCACGAACGCCCTGGAGGTGGGGATCGACGTGGGCTCCCTCGATGCGGTGATCCTTTCAGGGTACCCGGGCACGATGATCTCCACCTGGCAGCAGGCCGGCAGGGCGGGACGTTCCGGGCAGGAGTCGGCGGCGCTGATGGTGGGGTTCGCCAATCCCCTTGACCAGTATTTCATGCGCCACCCCGGGTCGTTCTTTTCGGCCGGGCACGAACATGCCATCATCGACCTGGAAAACCCCTACATTCTCTCAGGGCAGGTGCTCTGTGCGGCCGCGGAACTGCCCCTCTCCCCCGAGACCGACGGGGCACTCTTCGGCCCCCATCTCGAAGGAATTCTGACCGCCCACCGGGACTGTTCCCTCGTCCGCCCCACCCGGAGGGGGTGGGTCTACTCCGGAAGCAAGAGGCCCGCGGAGCTGGTCGGGATGGGCGACGGGGGCCGGGAGAGTTATCAGGTCGTATGCGACGGGTCGGTCCTGGAGACCATGGACCGGGCGCAGGCGTTCAGGGAGGCGCACAAGGGGGCAGTCCTGCTCCACCAGGGAGACCAGTATCTGGTGTCGGAGATGGACCTCTCCCACCACCTGGTCAACGTGGATAAGGTCGAGGTCGATTATTACACCCGCCCCCTGAAGTCGGTGGAGATAGAGGTCGTCCGGACCATCGAGCAGAGAAACGAGAACGGGATCGATCTCGCCTTCGGGGAGGTCAGGGTTACGGAACAGTACTATGCGTACCGGATCATGCAGTACGACGCGATCCTCGGGGTGGAACCTCTGGAACTCCCCGCACTTAGTTTTGTCACCAAGTCCCTCTGGTTCGAGGTACCCGAACGGATCGAGCGGCAGGTGCGGACCTCCGGGGGCGACCTCGGCGGCGGGATGCACGGGGTGGAACACGCGTTCATCGCAATGATGCCGTTCCATGTGCTCTGCGACCGTTGGGATATCGGGGGGCTCTCCACCCCGTTCCACCCCGGGTTCGGGGCACCGGTGATCTTCGTATACGACGGGTACGAGGGGGGTATCGGGCTCTCTGAAAAAGCGTACCGGATCTTTTTCGATATCTGCGACACCACCCGCCGGCTGGTCCGGGACTGCGGGTGCGAGGAGGGGTGCCCTGCCTGCATCCTCTCTCCCAAATGCGGCAACGATAACCAGCCCCTTGACAAGCGGGCCGCCATGGTCATCCTGGAGGGGCTTCTACACCGTGACGACCCCGCCCTCCAAGGAACCGCGGGATCGTCCGGAAACGAGGTCGTTTCCGGAACTTCTTCCTAA
- a CDS encoding type 1 glutamine amidotransferase produces MITIFQHGEQEPPGVILDILKEGGHEAEVVPLYRTGEVDPAILPDRLVILGGVMSVNDEKEYPFLSQEKALIRRCIADNRPVLGLCLGAQMIASAMGCRVYPGIEEKGWNRVSSLVPLPGKPVPEDFFVFQWHRDTFDLPGSARLMVKGERVPHQMFSLGSALGVQFHMEVTGEIIARWGKTLDEPQREKILSDTRIYLDRSISLCRETVNRFASMENGRWQ; encoded by the coding sequence ATGATCACCATCTTCCAGCATGGGGAACAGGAACCGCCAGGGGTAATCCTTGATATCCTGAAGGAGGGTGGGCACGAGGCGGAGGTCGTTCCCCTCTACCGCACCGGAGAGGTCGATCCCGCGATCCTTCCCGACCGGCTCGTCATCCTCGGGGGAGTGATGAGCGTGAACGACGAGAAGGAGTACCCGTTCCTTTCCCAGGAGAAGGCGCTGATACGGAGATGCATCGCGGACAATCGTCCTGTACTCGGGCTCTGCCTGGGTGCCCAGATGATAGCCTCGGCGATGGGCTGTCGCGTCTATCCCGGCATCGAGGAGAAGGGGTGGAACCGGGTCAGCTCGCTCGTACCTCTCCCCGGAAAACCTGTTCCGGAAGACTTCTTCGTGTTCCAGTGGCACCGGGACACCTTCGACCTCCCCGGAAGCGCCCGGCTGATGGTGAAAGGGGAGCGGGTCCCCCACCAGATGTTCTCGCTCGGTTCCGCACTGGGGGTACAGTTTCACATGGAAGTCACCGGAGAGATCATCGCCCGGTGGGGAAAGACCCTGGATGAACCGCAGAGAGAGAAAATCCTGTCGGATACCCGGATATACCTGGATCGGAGCATCTCGCTCTGCAGGGAGACTGTGAACAGGTTCGCCTCGATGGAGAACGGGCGATGGCAATAG
- a CDS encoding ferritin family protein: MVEFSTPFSGKNSERKLTKSELVRAIRISVADEYEAIQVYTQLAESTDDPLAKAVLMDIADEERVHAGEFIRLLIELAPDEAGFYADGTAEVEAMIARVSGKEPAVPAEESSDLTIGSMKE; the protein is encoded by the coding sequence ATGGTGGAATTTTCAACCCCATTTTCGGGAAAAAACAGTGAGAGAAAACTCACAAAAAGCGAGCTTGTCAGGGCGATACGAATTAGCGTCGCAGACGAGTACGAGGCGATCCAGGTTTACACCCAGCTCGCGGAGTCTACCGACGACCCCCTCGCAAAGGCGGTGCTCATGGACATCGCGGACGAAGAACGTGTCCACGCCGGCGAGTTCATCCGTCTGCTTATTGAACTCGCCCCGGACGAAGCGGGGTTCTATGCAGACGGCACCGCGGAGGTCGAGGCGATGATCGCCCGCGTGTCAGGGAAAGAGCCCGCAGTACCGGCCGAAGAGTCATCGGACCTGACCATCGGGTCCATGAAGGAATAA